One region of Micromonospora lupini genomic DNA includes:
- a CDS encoding COR domain-containing protein: MSDSAIVEAKHRVAAATNGHVNLSGLGLTSGDLAELLRDVPALADVTSLDLSHNRLGSLPDAVAAWTSLTELRLDDNQLSALPDAVASWTALTRLDMDRNQLSALPDAVALWTALTRLDINRNQLSALPDAVASWTALTQLDLDHNNVSALPDAVASWTALTRLDMDENQLEALPDAVAAWARLDVLYLDGNRITALPDAVAAWTSLDELSLSDNQLTVLPDAVAAWASLTTLYLDRNQLTALPDAVAAWTSLYELNLDGNRITALPDAVAAWTSLTELYLGGNRLTALPDAVAAWTSIAELNLDGNELTALPDAIGRLGTLRTLVVDDNPLPPEILAAAVEGTKALLAFLADVASEGISISEAKLLFVGAGEAGKSSLLGALRGEPWRDRHQTQGMEIKPLVVSHAGREITLNGWDFGGQQAYQPAHQLFFSAPAVYVVVWKPRPGVAAGMVESWIAMIAHRAPDARVLVVASHGGPSSRADAIDEQHLKQRFGDLIVGFHEVDSAIPDDRLEALRDAIAVAAGTLPHVHRNYPASWQRTIEVVTADGQQVIDYRDYEAVAAAQGLNDFQARTLASNAHHLGKWIYYADDDALAAFVILQPDWLNVAIAAVLDSRDAVDALGLVPHRMLGSLWNAAQAPDGTLYTRDQQRLFLALMGRFELTYQVSLDAAPEPVSLIAQLVPAAQPDLRRAWTEFRTGDREYLEVCRISEGPAGGIVIPDALMYRLIVRLHHQRYTEPDSLQGVHWQQGMVLQSRYGARALLTVRAGVGVQVQVRGPDAVTYLRQVTDEIRYCIERFWPGLTTVALVACRDGCGLPTPGAGLFDVDKLIKLRDAHRQAVAQCPISGCDAFPAIDSLLGGSRASDDALAVLQDGVALVDSHVRGLSQRVTELSDTVKANLAGVNAQLTALMWQLNDEAADGPRLFTLTPVEASIRNPQWTTKRMRLTLYCEHSLQPVHVLEPDRRDAGVYSVDVSREWWVRAVPLLKATTMLLKPLLGVGVAELKLEFTEEQWKAVEEQVSMANETLNAAALAADHLTAGDHSAGLAERARGGPTSPIIAEGATLRTLHVALRTQDVTIADLRKVVRPDGRILWVHRQFEHLYHGGLPVIP; the protein is encoded by the coding sequence ATGAGCGACAGCGCGATTGTCGAGGCCAAGCACCGCGTAGCTGCCGCCACCAACGGGCATGTCAACCTCAGCGGTCTCGGCCTTACCAGTGGCGACCTTGCCGAGCTTCTGCGCGACGTCCCGGCTCTAGCCGACGTGACCAGCCTCGATCTAAGCCACAACCGCCTGGGCAGCCTGCCGGACGCCGTCGCTGCCTGGACTTCCCTCACCGAACTGCGCCTGGACGACAACCAGCTCAGTGCGCTGCCCGACGCGGTCGCCTCCTGGACTGCCCTGACACGGCTCGACATGGACCGCAACCAGCTCAGCGCGCTACCGGACGCGGTCGCCCTCTGGACCGCCTTGACACGGCTCGACATCAACCGCAACCAGCTCAGCGCGCTACCGGACGCGGTCGCCTCCTGGACCGCCTTGACACAGCTCGACTTGGATCACAACAACGTCAGCGCACTACCGGACGCGGTCGCCTCCTGGACTGCCCTGACACGGCTCGATATGGACGAAAACCAGCTCGAGGCGCTGCCGGACGCGGTCGCCGCCTGGGCCCGCCTCGACGTCCTGTACCTGGACGGCAACCGAATCACCGCGCTACCTGACGCCGTCGCCGCCTGGACCTCCCTCGACGAACTGAGCCTCAGCGACAACCAACTCACCGTGCTGCCCGACGCCGTCGCCGCCTGGGCCTCCCTCACCACGCTGTACCTGGACAGAAATCAACTCACCGCCCTGCCGGACGCCGTCGCCGCCTGGACCTCCCTCTACGAGCTGAACCTGGACGGCAACCGAATCACCGCCCTGCCGGACGCCGTCGCCGCCTGGACCTCCCTCACTGAGCTGTACCTGGGCGGCAACCGGCTCACCGCCCTGCCGGACGCCGTCGCCGCGTGGACCTCCATCGCTGAGCTGAACCTGGACGGCAACGAGCTCACCGCTCTGCCCGACGCGATTGGTCGGCTCGGAACGCTTCGGACGCTCGTCGTAGACGACAACCCGCTTCCGCCCGAGATTCTGGCCGCCGCGGTGGAGGGGACGAAAGCGCTGCTGGCGTTCCTCGCGGACGTCGCCAGCGAGGGGATCTCGATCTCGGAGGCGAAGCTCCTGTTCGTGGGCGCCGGCGAGGCCGGAAAGAGTTCTCTGCTCGGAGCGTTGCGAGGCGAGCCCTGGCGGGATCGTCACCAGACGCAGGGCATGGAGATCAAGCCGCTGGTGGTGAGCCACGCCGGCCGCGAGATCACCTTGAACGGGTGGGATTTCGGCGGCCAGCAGGCGTACCAGCCGGCGCACCAGTTGTTCTTCAGCGCGCCAGCCGTCTACGTCGTTGTCTGGAAACCACGTCCGGGTGTCGCGGCCGGCATGGTGGAGTCCTGGATCGCCATGATCGCGCACCGGGCCCCGGACGCTCGGGTCCTCGTGGTCGCGTCCCACGGTGGGCCGTCCTCGCGGGCGGATGCCATCGACGAGCAGCATCTGAAGCAGCGCTTCGGCGATCTGATTGTCGGTTTCCACGAGGTCGACAGCGCCATCCCGGACGACCGACTGGAGGCGCTGCGGGATGCGATCGCCGTGGCCGCCGGCACGCTCCCGCACGTCCACCGGAACTACCCGGCGAGCTGGCAGCGGACGATCGAGGTAGTCACCGCCGACGGTCAGCAGGTGATCGACTACCGCGACTACGAGGCGGTGGCCGCCGCGCAGGGACTCAACGACTTCCAGGCACGCACCCTTGCCAGCAATGCCCACCACCTCGGGAAGTGGATCTACTACGCGGACGACGACGCGCTGGCCGCGTTCGTGATCCTCCAACCGGATTGGCTCAACGTCGCGATCGCCGCCGTGCTCGACAGCCGAGACGCCGTCGACGCCCTCGGTCTCGTCCCGCACCGCATGCTCGGGAGCCTGTGGAACGCGGCACAGGCTCCCGACGGCACCCTCTACACGAGGGACCAGCAGCGACTCTTCCTTGCGCTCATGGGGCGCTTCGAGCTGACGTACCAGGTCTCCCTCGACGCCGCACCCGAGCCGGTGAGTCTCATCGCGCAACTCGTCCCCGCCGCGCAGCCGGACCTGCGCAGGGCATGGACCGAGTTCCGCACCGGCGACCGCGAGTACCTGGAGGTGTGCCGGATCTCGGAAGGCCCCGCAGGCGGCATCGTGATTCCCGACGCTCTGATGTACCGGCTCATCGTTCGCCTCCACCACCAGCGCTACACGGAGCCCGACTCCCTGCAGGGCGTGCACTGGCAGCAGGGCATGGTCCTGCAGAGCCGCTACGGCGCCCGCGCGCTCCTCACCGTGCGTGCCGGTGTGGGGGTCCAGGTCCAGGTCCGCGGCCCGGACGCCGTCACCTACCTACGCCAGGTCACCGACGAGATCCGTTACTGCATCGAGCGGTTCTGGCCCGGTCTGACCACCGTCGCCCTCGTCGCCTGCCGTGACGGGTGCGGCCTGCCCACGCCGGGTGCGGGCTTGTTCGACGTCGACAAGCTCATCAAGTTGCGCGACGCGCACCGCCAGGCCGTCGCGCAGTGCCCGATCTCCGGGTGCGACGCCTTCCCCGCCATCGACTCGCTGTTGGGCGGATCGCGCGCGAGCGACGACGCGCTGGCCGTCCTTCAGGACGGCGTGGCGCTTGTGGACAGCCACGTCCGCGGACTGAGTCAGCGGGTCACCGAACTCAGCGACACCGTCAAGGCCAACCTCGCCGGCGTGAACGCGCAGCTGACCGCGTTGATGTGGCAACTCAACGACGAGGCCGCGGACGGACCGCGCCTCTTCACCCTCACCCCTGTCGAGGCGTCCATCCGCAACCCGCAGTGGACCACCAAGCGGATGCGGCTGACGTTGTACTGCGAGCACTCGCTCCAACCAGTCCACGTCCTCGAGCCCGATCGACGTGATGCCGGCGTCTACTCCGTAGACGTTTCCCGAGAGTGGTGGGTCAGGGCCGTCCCCCTCCTGAAGGCCACCACCATGCTCCTCAAGCCTCTCCTCGGCGTGGGTGTGGCCGAGCTCAAACTCGAGTTCACCGAGGAGCAGTGGAAAGCCGTCGAAGAGCAGGTCTCGATGGCGAACGAGACACTGAACGCCGCCGCGCTGGCCGCCGACCATCTCACCGCCGGCGACCACAGCGCCGGCCTGGCGGAACGGGCCCGTGGCGGACCGACGTCTCCGATCATCGCCGAGGGCGCCACCCTCCGGACGCTGCATGTCGCGTTGCGCACCCAGGACGTCACCATCGCCGACCTCCGCAAGGTCGTGCGCCCCGACGGCCGCATCCTCTGGGTCCACCGTCAATTCGAGCACCTCTATCACGGCGGCCTACCCGTCATCCCCTGA
- a CDS encoding FUSC family protein, whose protein sequence is MLATSLLGRLRRRDPGDAVLRRAVRLTLVASVVFYACRYGAGSQVLATYGLFGTIAAGSFAQLPGPAPQRARILVTALPAVWALIAAGTLLASSTGAAAGGMLVIGFVVSFAGVGNPRLVGLASAFQLFYILASFPPYQPDTLPQRLGGVTLAVVLLAAAEVLLWPDPVPVTYRQVLTRAADAVGAFLDDTAEALTDPHAGHGGRDSRRAQAYDLVAPLGLGRNPPERAPTAAGAQDRALRISAAALREVLAEADRLAADAPPEPIPDLAAARLLRACADTTRIAGRSLSPGVPPVDLGSLDAAIRTAEAAYPAGRGGGADAPDVPRMCRDATALALADHVRVFAVGARVAAGARPAGGEAYPRLFEYARHSPWTLYWWQFRSHLVPRSAHLHSALRLAVALSVARVAAGVLQLQHGFWVLLATLTVLRTSAADTRTALRPAVLGTIAGVVVSGLLVLLIEEPIVYAVVLPVTLLLAFGVGRLLGPVWQQALFTLLLTVVFSQLSPEGWRLAEARLVDVGLGAVIGVLAGVAMWPRGASHDLRHNAARYLTASGEAVEQTVEAVLGDAPPPEDDLDRVRRRMVLVDSSFCQYHSEHHAPRRGRVNWDAALGAGQHVVPGAESLLRRNPPGCLAAWPAAAVLLRDAAGQLRSAYDDLAGEVAHGRASGPVPAPTDCVDEVDRVRPLLGAVDSSAVRHLVEVDRWLAGLADSLTRIHPRAGSERQP, encoded by the coding sequence GTGCTCGCAACCAGCCTCCTGGGCCGGCTGCGTCGCCGTGACCCGGGGGACGCCGTCCTGCGGCGCGCGGTGCGCCTGACGCTCGTCGCGTCAGTCGTCTTCTACGCCTGCCGTTATGGGGCCGGCAGTCAGGTGCTCGCCACGTACGGGCTGTTCGGCACGATCGCCGCCGGGTCGTTCGCGCAGTTGCCCGGTCCCGCGCCGCAGCGGGCGCGGATCCTCGTCACGGCGCTGCCGGCCGTCTGGGCGCTGATCGCCGCCGGCACGCTGCTGGCGTCCAGCACGGGGGCGGCTGCCGGCGGAATGCTCGTCATCGGGTTCGTCGTGTCGTTCGCGGGGGTCGGCAACCCGCGCCTGGTGGGTCTGGCCAGCGCCTTTCAACTCTTCTACATCCTGGCGTCCTTCCCGCCCTACCAACCGGACACCCTGCCGCAGCGCCTCGGCGGGGTCACGCTCGCGGTCGTGCTGCTCGCCGCGGCCGAGGTGCTGCTCTGGCCCGATCCGGTGCCTGTCACCTACCGGCAGGTGCTCACCCGGGCGGCGGACGCCGTCGGGGCGTTCCTCGACGACACCGCCGAGGCGCTGACCGACCCGCACGCCGGTCACGGTGGTCGGGACAGCCGGCGCGCGCAGGCGTACGACCTGGTGGCCCCGCTCGGTCTCGGCCGCAACCCGCCGGAGCGGGCGCCGACAGCGGCGGGCGCCCAGGACCGGGCGCTGCGGATCTCGGCGGCGGCGCTGCGGGAGGTGCTCGCCGAGGCGGACCGGCTCGCGGCGGACGCCCCGCCCGAGCCGATCCCGGACCTGGCGGCGGCGCGACTGCTGCGCGCCTGCGCGGACACGACCCGGATCGCCGGCCGGAGCCTGTCACCAGGCGTGCCACCTGTCGACCTGGGGAGCCTGGACGCCGCGATCCGCACGGCCGAGGCCGCGTACCCGGCGGGGCGGGGTGGCGGCGCCGACGCGCCGGACGTACCCCGGATGTGCCGGGACGCGACGGCGCTGGCCCTCGCCGACCACGTGCGAGTCTTCGCCGTCGGCGCTCGGGTCGCCGCCGGGGCACGGCCCGCCGGGGGCGAGGCATACCCCAGACTCTTCGAGTACGCGCGACACAGCCCGTGGACGCTGTACTGGTGGCAGTTCCGCTCCCACCTGGTGCCCCGCTCCGCCCATCTGCACAGCGCGCTGCGACTTGCCGTGGCGCTGTCGGTCGCCCGGGTGGCCGCGGGTGTGTTGCAGCTCCAACACGGCTTCTGGGTGCTCCTGGCGACCCTCACGGTCCTGCGGACGTCGGCCGCCGACACGCGCACCGCGTTGCGGCCCGCCGTGCTGGGCACGATCGCTGGCGTCGTCGTCAGTGGCCTGCTGGTGCTCCTCATCGAGGAACCCATCGTGTACGCCGTCGTCCTGCCGGTCACGCTGTTGCTGGCGTTCGGTGTCGGTCGGCTGCTGGGGCCGGTGTGGCAGCAGGCGCTGTTCACCCTGCTGCTGACTGTCGTCTTCAGCCAGCTCAGCCCCGAGGGTTGGCGGCTCGCCGAGGCGCGTCTCGTCGACGTCGGACTCGGCGCGGTGATAGGTGTGCTCGCCGGCGTCGCGATGTGGCCGCGCGGCGCGAGCCACGACCTGCGTCACAACGCCGCCCGCTACCTGACGGCCAGCGGGGAAGCTGTCGAACAGACCGTGGAGGCGGTGCTCGGCGACGCGCCGCCGCCAGAGGACGACCTCGACCGGGTCCGCCGGCGCATGGTCCTGGTCGACTCGTCCTTCTGCCAGTACCACTCCGAGCACCACGCCCCGCGGCGCGGGCGCGTGAACTGGGACGCCGCCCTGGGCGCCGGGCAGCACGTGGTGCCCGGCGCCGAGTCGCTGCTGCGCCGCAACCCGCCCGGCTGCCTCGCGGCCTGGCCGGCCGCGGCGGTCCTGCTGCGCGACGCGGCCGGGCAACTGCGATCGGCGTACGACGACCTGGCCGGCGAGGTGGCACACGGCCGAGCCTCGGGGCCGGTGCCCGCTCCGACCGACTGCGTCGACGAGGTGGACCGGGTCCGCCCGCTGCTCGGCGCGGTCGACTCCTCTGCGGTGCGGCACCTGGTGGAGGTCGACAGGTGGCTCGCCGGCCTCGCCGACAGCCTCACCCGGATCCACCCGCGAGCCGGCTCCGAACGGCAACCGTGA
- a CDS encoding alpha-galactosidase, whose protein sequence is MTLVLARSTARRMAGLTALVVLLAVGLTVTSTKPAAAWDNGTANTPPMGWNSYDSFNWRVTESDVRANADYMRDNLREHGWEYVVIDWAWYYPGQHNNSPNQDASLNPRLRMDANGRLLPDTTRFPSAAGSNGFKPLADYVHDQGLKFGVHLMRGIPRQAVADNVPILGTNCRANQINNSTTAAWLNLMWGLNMSNACAQAYLDSVFQLLASWGVDFVKVDDIAAPTYRQGEVEGYRTAIQHSGRPMVLSLSPGATPLSSGAHVRDNAHMWRIVNDLWDNWSSLDALFDQLRNWTPYRTTGAWPDPDMIPIGRLSKYGPVGSPRYSGLTADEQRTLMSLWAINRAPLMWGGNLVENRAAELALMTNAAVLAVDQNSANNRQLVGGTRQVWTADVPGSDNRYVALFNRESATANVSLNLADLGIGSATVTDLWSGASLGTVTGTLTRSIPAHGSGLYRVAPLTTAPTPTTYTVAARHSGKLLDVYNASTADGANVVQWGANGQANQRWRFSDAGGGYSTVTSISSGKCLDVFGGASATGDGVRVIQWACNGGTNQQWRVEDLGTGYVRLVARHSGKCLDVQNASTADGAQAVQWTCGAGASQQWRRTTV, encoded by the coding sequence ATGACGCTCGTGCTCGCGCGTTCCACCGCACGGCGCATGGCCGGGCTCACGGCCCTGGTCGTGCTGCTCGCCGTCGGCCTCACCGTCACCTCCACGAAGCCGGCCGCGGCGTGGGACAACGGCACGGCGAACACCCCGCCGATGGGGTGGAACAGCTACGACTCGTTCAACTGGCGCGTCACCGAGTCCGACGTGCGGGCCAACGCCGACTACATGCGCGACAACCTGCGCGAGCACGGCTGGGAGTACGTCGTCATCGACTGGGCCTGGTACTACCCGGGTCAGCACAACAACAGCCCCAACCAGGACGCCAGCCTCAATCCCCGGCTGCGGATGGACGCCAACGGGCGGCTGCTGCCGGACACCACGCGGTTCCCCTCCGCGGCGGGCAGCAACGGGTTCAAGCCCCTCGCCGACTACGTGCACGACCAGGGCCTCAAGTTCGGCGTCCATCTGATGCGCGGCATCCCCCGGCAGGCGGTCGCGGACAATGTGCCGATCCTGGGCACCAACTGCCGCGCCAACCAGATCAACAACAGCACCACCGCTGCCTGGCTCAACCTGATGTGGGGTCTGAACATGTCCAACGCCTGCGCGCAGGCGTACCTGGACTCGGTCTTCCAGCTCCTGGCCAGTTGGGGTGTCGACTTCGTGAAGGTGGACGACATCGCGGCCCCGACGTACCGGCAGGGCGAGGTCGAGGGCTACCGGACCGCGATCCAGCACAGCGGTCGGCCGATGGTGCTGAGCCTCTCGCCCGGCGCGACACCCCTGTCCAGTGGCGCGCACGTGCGGGACAACGCGCACATGTGGCGCATCGTCAACGACCTGTGGGACAACTGGTCGTCGCTCGACGCGTTGTTCGATCAGTTGCGCAACTGGACGCCGTACCGGACGACGGGCGCCTGGCCCGACCCGGACATGATCCCGATCGGGCGGCTGTCGAAGTACGGGCCGGTCGGTTCACCCCGCTACTCCGGGCTCACCGCCGACGAGCAGCGCACACTCATGAGCCTGTGGGCGATCAACCGGGCGCCGCTGATGTGGGGCGGCAACCTGGTCGAGAACCGCGCCGCCGAGCTGGCTCTGATGACAAACGCGGCGGTGCTCGCCGTCGACCAGAACAGCGCCAACAACCGGCAGCTCGTCGGCGGCACCCGGCAGGTGTGGACCGCAGATGTTCCGGGCAGCGACAACCGGTACGTGGCGCTGTTCAACCGGGAGAGCGCCACCGCCAACGTCTCGCTGAACCTGGCCGACCTGGGCATCGGCTCGGCCACCGTCACCGACCTGTGGTCCGGTGCGAGTCTCGGCACCGTCACCGGCACGCTCACCCGCTCCATCCCCGCCCACGGCAGCGGCCTGTACCGGGTGGCGCCGCTGACCACCGCCCCCACGCCGACCACCTACACGGTGGCCGCGCGGCACAGCGGCAAGCTCCTCGACGTCTACAACGCGTCCACCGCCGACGGCGCCAACGTCGTGCAGTGGGGCGCGAACGGGCAGGCCAACCAGCGGTGGCGGTTCTCCGACGCCGGTGGTGGCTACTCCACGGTGACAAGTATCAGCAGCGGCAAGTGCCTCGACGTGTTCGGCGGCGCGAGTGCCACCGGCGACGGCGTCCGGGTGATCCAGTGGGCCTGCAACGGCGGCACCAACCAGCAGTGGCGTGTCGAGGATCTTGGAACCGGCTACGTCCGGCTCGTCGCCCGCCACAGCGGCAAGTGTCTCGACGTGCAGAACGCCTCCACGGCGGACGGCGCGCAGGCCGTGCAGTGGACCTGCGGCGCCGGCGCCAGCCAACAGTGGCGACGCACCACCGTGTAG
- a CDS encoding cation:dicarboxylate symporter family transporter produces MDTTASTTTAEPSARRDRTRYLYLAVIVAVLAGIVVGLVAPDFGKELKPIGTGFVNLIKMMISPVIFCTIVLGVGSVRQAAKVGKVGGLALGYFLTMSTVALAIGLVVGNLIHPGSGLDLGQDLAGAGKAAAGDEAGGTSEFLLGIIPTTLLSALTEGEVLQTLLVALLVGFAVQAMGRRGEPVLGAIAVIQRVVFKVLAMIMWLAPFGAFGAMAAVVGATGVDALKSLAQIMLGFYATCLIFVLVVLGALLWFVARISIFSLLRYLGREFLLILSTSSSESALPRLIAKMEHFGVSKPVVGITVPTGYSFNLDGTAIYLTMASLFIADALGNPLSIGEQISLLLFMIIASKGAAGVTGAGIATLAGGLQSHRPDLVDGVGLIVGIDRFMSEARALTNFAGNAVATVLVGTWTGEFDRDQAAGVLRGDDPFDEATMLDDHDDEESAARPDEASAPAGAPA; encoded by the coding sequence ATGGACACCACCGCATCCACCACCACGGCGGAGCCGTCGGCCCGCCGGGACCGTACCCGCTACCTGTACCTGGCCGTCATCGTGGCCGTGCTCGCCGGCATCGTGGTTGGCCTGGTCGCCCCCGATTTCGGCAAGGAACTCAAGCCGATCGGCACCGGCTTCGTCAACCTGATCAAGATGATGATCAGCCCGGTCATCTTCTGCACGATCGTGCTGGGCGTCGGCTCGGTCCGGCAGGCCGCGAAGGTCGGCAAGGTCGGCGGCCTGGCGCTTGGCTACTTCCTGACCATGTCGACAGTCGCGCTCGCCATCGGCCTGGTCGTCGGCAACCTCATCCACCCCGGATCCGGCCTGGACCTCGGCCAGGACCTCGCGGGCGCGGGCAAGGCCGCCGCCGGAGACGAGGCCGGCGGTACGTCGGAGTTCCTGCTCGGGATCATCCCGACCACGCTCCTCTCCGCGCTCACCGAGGGGGAGGTGCTCCAGACGCTGCTGGTGGCGCTGCTCGTCGGCTTCGCCGTGCAGGCGATGGGCCGGCGCGGTGAGCCCGTGCTCGGCGCGATCGCCGTCATCCAGCGGGTCGTCTTCAAGGTCCTCGCCATGATCATGTGGCTGGCGCCTTTCGGCGCGTTCGGGGCGATGGCCGCCGTCGTCGGCGCGACAGGCGTGGACGCCCTCAAGAGCCTCGCCCAGATCATGCTCGGCTTCTACGCCACCTGTCTGATCTTCGTGCTGGTCGTCCTCGGCGCGCTGCTGTGGTTCGTGGCCCGGATCTCGATCTTCTCGCTGCTGCGCTACCTGGGCCGGGAGTTCCTGCTGATCCTGTCGACCTCCTCGTCGGAGTCGGCGCTACCCCGCCTGATCGCCAAGATGGAACACTTCGGCGTGAGCAAGCCGGTCGTGGGCATCACGGTGCCGACCGGGTACTCGTTCAACCTCGACGGCACGGCGATCTACCTGACGATGGCGTCACTGTTCATCGCCGACGCGCTGGGCAACCCGCTCTCGATCGGCGAGCAGATCTCGCTGCTGCTGTTCATGATCATCGCGTCGAAGGGCGCGGCGGGCGTCACCGGCGCCGGCATCGCGACCCTGGCCGGCGGGCTCCAGTCACACCGACCCGACCTGGTGGACGGCGTCGGTCTGATCGTGGGCATCGACCGGTTCATGTCGGAGGCCCGAGCGCTCACCAACTTCGCCGGCAACGCGGTGGCGACAGTCCTGGTCGGCACCTGGACCGGCGAGTTCGACAGGGACCAGGCGGCCGGAGTGCTGCGCGGCGACGACCCGTTCGACGAGGCCACCATGCTCGACGACCACGACGACGAAGAGTCGGCGGCACGCCCCGACGAGGCCTCCGCGCCGGCCGGCGCCCCCGCCTGA
- a CDS encoding ATP-binding protein, protein MKRVSPVDILAVILFTATSLKEVLEVARRQWSIAGQLFALQAVVVTLLVLAGAAGAAWLARVDSRQAAQEKVLAVAQTVAGSPDVRAALTTADPASILQPYAESTWRATDTDFVVVMAPDRTRYSHPTRDRIGEPFVGDIGPALAGQPFTTTNVGTLGESVRAVVPVYDERKRIIGLVSVGITTRAINRKLLRQLPVLLGVAVPALALAATGSWLLSRRLRRQTHGLGPAQMTRMYEYYDAVLHSVREGLVVLTTDRRVALVNDEGRRLLGLDADEPVTDQPVAGIDLPPAVAELLGSGRDALDEPMLAGDRVLVANQRTARFEGAPLGTVLTLRDQTELRTLASELDSVRALTEALQAQTHESANRLHTVLTLVELGRADEAVRLGTRDLALAQQLTDRVVDAVTEPALAALLLGKSAQAGERGVDLVIEPDCRLDDSPLPTNDLLTVVGNLIDNALEAVAGTPPPRTVRVFVGAVGDELVVRVADSGPGLAADRVADAFRRGWSTKSTGRGLGLALIGQVVRRHGGSYDVGRSDDCGSLFTVRLPIGGAPR, encoded by the coding sequence GTGAAGCGCGTCTCACCCGTTGACATCCTTGCGGTCATTCTGTTCACCGCGACAAGCCTCAAGGAGGTGCTGGAGGTGGCCCGACGACAGTGGAGCATCGCGGGGCAACTGTTCGCCCTCCAGGCGGTGGTGGTGACGCTGCTCGTCCTGGCCGGCGCGGCGGGCGCCGCCTGGCTGGCCCGCGTCGACTCCCGCCAGGCCGCGCAGGAGAAGGTGCTCGCGGTGGCGCAGACAGTGGCCGGCTCTCCCGACGTCCGCGCGGCCCTCACGACCGCCGACCCGGCCAGCATCCTTCAGCCGTACGCCGAATCGACCTGGCGGGCCACGGACACCGACTTCGTGGTCGTGATGGCCCCCGACCGCACCCGTTACTCGCACCCGACCCGGGATCGCATCGGCGAGCCGTTCGTCGGCGACATCGGGCCCGCCCTGGCGGGCCAACCGTTCACCACCACGAACGTCGGGACGCTCGGCGAGTCGGTGCGCGCGGTGGTGCCCGTGTACGACGAGCGGAAGCGCATCATCGGCCTGGTGTCGGTGGGCATCACCACCCGGGCCATCAACCGCAAGCTGCTGCGCCAACTACCCGTGCTGCTCGGCGTCGCCGTGCCGGCGCTCGCGCTCGCCGCCACCGGTTCGTGGCTGCTCAGCCGCCGGCTGCGCCGCCAGACCCACGGCCTGGGGCCGGCGCAGATGACCCGGATGTACGAGTACTACGACGCCGTCCTGCACTCGGTGCGCGAGGGTCTCGTGGTGCTGACCACCGATCGCCGGGTGGCGCTTGTCAACGACGAGGGCCGACGGTTGCTGGGCCTCGACGCCGACGAGCCGGTCACCGACCAGCCGGTGGCCGGGATCGATCTGCCGCCCGCCGTGGCCGAGCTGCTCGGCTCCGGCCGCGACGCCCTCGACGAGCCCATGCTTGCCGGTGACCGGGTGCTGGTGGCCAACCAGCGGACCGCCCGCTTCGAGGGGGCGCCACTCGGCACCGTGCTGACCCTGCGCGACCAGACCGAACTGCGTACCCTCGCCAGCGAACTGGACTCGGTCCGCGCGCTGACCGAGGCGTTGCAGGCACAGACCCACGAGTCGGCAAACCGGCTGCACACCGTCCTGACGCTCGTGGAGCTGGGCCGGGCCGACGAGGCGGTCCGGCTCGGCACCCGCGACCTGGCCCTCGCGCAACAGCTGACCGACCGGGTGGTCGACGCGGTCACCGAGCCGGCCCTGGCCGCGCTGCTGCTCGGTAAGTCCGCCCAGGCCGGCGAGCGTGGCGTGGACCTGGTCATCGAGCCGGACTGCCGCCTGGACGACAGCCCCCTGCCGACAAACGACCTGCTCACAGTCGTCGGCAACCTGATCGACAACGCGCTGGAGGCGGTCGCCGGCACACCACCGCCACGTACGGTGCGGGTCTTCGTCGGCGCCGTCGGCGACGAACTGGTGGTCCGGGTGGCCGACAGCGGGCCCGGGCTGGCCGCGGACCGGGTGGCGGACGCGTTCCGGCGCGGCTGGTCCACGAAGAGCACCGGGCGAGGGCTCGGTCTGGCGCTGATCGGGCAGGTGGTCCGCCGCCACGGTGGCAGCTACGACGTGGGCCGCTCGGACGACTGCGGCAGCCTGTTCACGGTCCGCCTGCCGATCGGCGGCGCCCCGCGATGA